The region GTGATATGCTTGGTTTTATCTGTGAAAGCTGTGAAATGTTATTATTGTTAAGTGCTACTATTATAATATAAGTAGGGTATGATTTATATATATGCTTGACGCTATAATTACTTTTTAGTAGTAAATATAATAAAAGGGGGATATTGTAAATGTTATTTTTTGTTAAATCCATATTTTTTTTCTATATTGCAATTCTTTTAATTAGGATGGTTATGACTAATCAAGAATTAATATTTAATCCAATTGGCAAGTTCGTTGCGAATATAACAAATCCAATATTTACTAATCTATTACAAAACTATCCAAAAGAAAAGGCTGATAAGTTTATCCCTTTGATTATTTGTATTGTTATATTTTTTCTTGGCATTATTTATTGGCTGTTTTTAGGTGGTAGTCCACTTTATACTATTATAAAAGCTTATATTGATAGTGTTTTATTTATTTATTTCTTCTATATATTGAGTCTTATTGTGGGTTGCCTTGTAGGCACAGAATATGTTTCATTTATTTCTACGTTTTTCCATAGGATTGGTTTGCCTGTTGTGAAAATATCGAGAAAGATTGTCCCAATACGTGGCAATAAAATAATAATTATATCGATAATATTGTTAACAGCATGTTACATAGCAGTGGAGGGATTATTAATATATATTATCTCTAACTTAGATTTAAATAATGCGTTTTTATTATCCATAAATTATATATTTAGTTCTTTGAC is a window of Deferribacterota bacterium DNA encoding:
- a CDS encoding YggT family protein, with product MTNQELIFNPIGKFVANITNPIFTNLLQNYPKEKADKFIPLIICIVIFFLGIIYWLFLGGSPLYTIIKAYIDSVLFIYFFYILSLIVGCLVGTEYVSFISTFFHRIGLPVVKISRKIVPIRGNKIIIISIILLTACYIAVEGLLIYIISNLDLNNAFLLSINYIFSSLTFLLRLYTWLIIIRVLLSWVAPDPYNTIVQIIYSLTEPIMAPFRKIIPPLGFIDISPILLIFIIEFIRVLLIRISMLL